In Deinococcus fonticola, a single window of DNA contains:
- a CDS encoding phenylalanine--tRNA ligase subunit beta codes for MKLPYSWLKELVPNLPPVAELEPIFAHLGLPLEGVDEVPAPVAGVILAAVQAAEPMAGTQLTRLTLATGASGVKTVASGAPNAVGLPAGTMVALVTPGTSLGGMEYGVRSMQGVESWGMCASAKELGIGEASAGILTFPVGTAAPGTPMSELWPADHVLDIEVTPNRADVLSALGVSRDLAAFLKLELKEPVVGPVPTQPGEIRVTLPPKGRTLERDPSRKLRFGCDHFAARAVSNVQNGPAPLWMQRRVTLSGMRSIDLIVDTSNYVMMELGQPTALYDRRDVQGDQINVNFGLREGETVKDLMGNTHQVGPEDLLILDGGAGEIPSVAEAFARAGEPKAGNHVLGIAGIVGGDHGHVRADTHNVVIESAHFDPVLLRRTATRLGLKTDAVYRFERGVDPLLAPKAAQRVAELLAQYGGGTPESGQTLVGEPELPLEITATGDQIRALLGMDIETAEMRDILKRLGCQVEGAGDELKVTGPSWRVDMNIWPDLAEEVARLHGYAELPETLPTMRVHESNLGASAPSQARSDLRRTLSGLGFQEVVTYTFTSDDEAQKARTETPGVRLQNPMTTDRTGMRTALYPSLLKAAQAHAKGERVLLFEIGRIFPATGETERLGLLMRGDLAGATYQPGVKGNFSVFKGLVESLAAAVGAAFTLEQLRGDDVPAALHPGIAGAVVWNGQRVGWLGALHPEIAQEFNLKGDTFILEAALPLPGRSWAFRDPSRAPAAWRDLAVIAPTGVSYGEVAALLKREAGELLESVEPFDVYTGDQVGAGNRSVAVRLVFRGAKTLTDEEVDPVMDRLIGAVKAQGWSIREK; via the coding sequence ATGAAACTCCCCTATTCCTGGTTGAAAGAACTTGTTCCGAACCTGCCCCCCGTTGCTGAACTGGAGCCTATCTTCGCGCACCTGGGGTTGCCGCTGGAGGGCGTGGATGAAGTTCCCGCGCCTGTGGCGGGCGTGATTCTGGCGGCGGTGCAGGCCGCCGAGCCGATGGCGGGAACGCAACTCACCAGATTGACGCTTGCTACGGGCGCGAGTGGTGTGAAAACGGTGGCGTCCGGTGCGCCGAACGCGGTGGGGCTACCGGCAGGAACGATGGTCGCTCTGGTGACGCCGGGCACCTCGCTGGGGGGCATGGAGTACGGTGTGCGCTCGATGCAGGGCGTGGAGTCGTGGGGCATGTGCGCCAGCGCGAAGGAACTGGGGATTGGGGAGGCCAGCGCAGGCATCCTGACCTTCCCGGTGGGAACGGCGGCGCCCGGTACGCCCATGAGCGAGTTGTGGCCTGCCGATCACGTGCTGGACATCGAGGTGACGCCGAACCGCGCCGACGTATTGAGTGCGCTGGGTGTGAGTCGTGACCTGGCGGCCTTCCTGAAACTGGAGTTGAAAGAGCCGGTGGTGGGCCCCGTGCCGACGCAACCGGGCGAAATTCGCGTGACCCTACCCCCCAAGGGCCGCACGCTGGAACGCGACCCGTCCAGAAAATTGCGCTTCGGCTGTGACCACTTCGCCGCCCGCGCCGTCAGTAACGTACAGAACGGCCCCGCGCCCCTGTGGATGCAGCGCCGCGTGACCCTCAGCGGGATGCGTTCCATCGACCTGATCGTGGACACCAGCAACTACGTGATGATGGAACTGGGCCAGCCCACGGCGCTTTATGACCGCCGCGACGTGCAGGGTGACCAGATCAACGTGAATTTCGGCCTGCGCGAAGGCGAAACGGTGAAGGACTTGATGGGCAATACGCACCAGGTGGGCCCGGAAGACCTGCTGATTCTGGACGGCGGAGCCGGCGAGATTCCCAGCGTGGCGGAAGCTTTTGCCAGGGCCGGCGAACCGAAGGCGGGAAATCACGTGCTGGGCATTGCGGGCATCGTGGGTGGGGATCACGGGCACGTGCGGGCCGACACGCACAACGTGGTGATCGAGTCGGCGCACTTCGACCCGGTGCTGCTGCGGCGCACAGCCACCCGCCTGGGCCTGAAAACCGATGCCGTGTACCGTTTCGAGCGCGGCGTCGACCCGCTGCTCGCCCCGAAAGCGGCTCAGCGTGTGGCGGAACTGCTGGCGCAGTACGGGGGCGGCACGCCGGAGAGCGGTCAGACGCTGGTGGGCGAGCCGGAACTGCCACTGGAAATCACCGCGACCGGCGACCAGATTCGCGCCCTGCTGGGCATGGACATTGAAACGGCCGAAATGCGCGACATTCTGAAGCGGCTGGGGTGCCAGGTCGAAGGTGCCGGCGACGAACTGAAGGTCACTGGCCCGTCGTGGCGTGTGGACATGAACATCTGGCCCGACCTGGCCGAGGAAGTGGCCCGCCTGCACGGGTACGCCGAACTCCCGGAGACGCTGCCGACCATGCGGGTTCACGAGAGCAACCTGGGCGCGTCTGCCCCCAGTCAGGCCCGCAGCGACCTGCGCCGTACCCTGTCCGGCCTGGGCTTTCAGGAAGTGGTGACGTACACCTTCACCAGCGACGACGAAGCGCAGAAAGCCCGCACGGAAACGCCGGGGGTGCGCCTTCAGAACCCCATGACCACCGACCGGACGGGCATGCGAACTGCCCTGTACCCCAGCCTGCTGAAAGCCGCGCAGGCCCACGCCAAAGGCGAACGCGTCCTGCTGTTCGAAATCGGGCGCATTTTCCCCGCGACGGGTGAAACCGAGCGCCTGGGCCTGCTGATGCGCGGCGACCTGGCGGGCGCCACCTACCAGCCCGGCGTGAAAGGCAACTTCAGCGTGTTCAAAGGCCTGGTCGAGAGCCTCGCCGCCGCTGTCGGTGCCGCCTTCACGCTGGAACAACTGCGGGGAGACGACGTTCCTGCCGCGCTTCATCCCGGCATTGCCGGGGCCGTCGTGTGGAATGGCCAACGCGTCGGCTGGCTCGGCGCACTGCACCCGGAAATCGCGCAGGAATTCAACCTGAAGGGCGACACGTTCATCCTCGAAGCGGCCTTGCCCTTGCCGGGACGTTCCTGGGCCTTCCGCGACCCCAGCCGCGCCCCCGCTGCCTGGCGCGACCTTGCGGTGATTGCCCCCACGGGGGTCAGTTACGGTGAAGTGGCCGCCCTGCTGAAACGCGAAGCGGGCGAATTGCTGGAGAGTGTGGAACCCTTTGACGTGTATACCGGAGATCAGGTCGGGGCCGGCAACCGCAGCGTGGCCGTGCGCCTGGTGTTCCGCGGCGCCAAGACCCTGACGGATGAGGAAGTTGACCCCGTTATGGACAGGCTGATCGGAGCCGTAAAAGCGCAAGGCTGGAGCATCCGCGAGAAGTAA
- a CDS encoding NUDIX hydrolase: MTLRPRAVGILFNDQNEVLLMLRRKNGKAYATLPGGGIEEGETPAEACAREVLEEVNLVVEVGPEVLVLDNLQNHEHYFLTRLVSGEMRLGDGPEGTIRQSEENWYRPEWVSLKRLEEVNLVPEQARGLVRGLNDQSKSKEGNQ, translated from the coding sequence ATGACCCTTCGTCCGCGTGCTGTCGGCATCCTTTTCAATGATCAGAACGAAGTTCTTCTTATGCTGCGTCGGAAAAATGGCAAAGCTTATGCCACGCTTCCCGGTGGTGGCATCGAGGAAGGCGAAACGCCCGCCGAAGCCTGCGCCCGCGAGGTGCTGGAGGAAGTCAACCTCGTGGTCGAAGTCGGCCCGGAAGTGCTCGTGCTCGACAATCTGCAAAACCACGAACACTACTTCCTGACGCGGCTGGTGTCTGGCGAAATGCGCCTGGGCGATGGCCCGGAAGGCACCATTCGCCAGAGCGAAGAAAACTGGTATCGGCCCGAATGGGTCAGTCTGAAACGCCTGGAAGAAGTGAACCTCGTACCGGAGCAGGCGCGAGGCCTGGTGCGTGGTTTAAACGATCAAAGCAAGTCAAAAGAAGGTAATCAATGA
- the pheS gene encoding phenylalanine--tRNA ligase subunit alpha yields MQQEALQEIRDASTLDVLQAVKTRYVGKSGLVTRELGSLGKLPPEERKTRGAEINAIRQAIDTALTERESVLKREALDQKLASEAIDVTLPGLPLPAGGLHPISRVYDDLIAIYQRMGYEVAEGPEVEDEHYNFEALNIPWYHPARDLQDTFWLEESSSNLNGPSEPGAAPAPSVPRLLRTHTSNMQIRYMIDHEPPLKMVSRGKVYRYEATDATHESMFHQLEGLVVGPNISMSDLKGTIAEMARGLYGPSARVRFQPSYYPFVEPGADFAVYWENPRGESKWLELGGCGMVHPNVFKAVDDLREQAGKERVYEGMTGFAFGLGPERIAMLKYKIPDIRYFYANDPRVLGQFRGELG; encoded by the coding sequence ATGCAGCAGGAAGCCTTACAGGAAATCAGGGACGCCAGCACGCTCGACGTCCTTCAGGCCGTGAAAACCCGGTATGTCGGCAAGAGCGGCCTGGTCACCAGGGAGCTCGGCAGCCTCGGCAAACTTCCGCCCGAGGAACGGAAAACACGCGGCGCCGAGATCAACGCCATTCGCCAGGCCATCGACACGGCCCTGACCGAACGCGAAAGCGTGCTGAAACGCGAAGCCCTTGATCAGAAACTCGCCAGCGAGGCCATCGACGTGACCCTTCCCGGCCTGCCTCTCCCCGCCGGCGGTCTGCACCCGATCAGCCGCGTGTACGACGACCTGATTGCCATTTACCAGCGCATGGGCTATGAGGTTGCCGAAGGTCCCGAAGTCGAGGACGAACACTACAACTTCGAAGCCCTGAACATCCCCTGGTATCATCCCGCCCGCGACCTTCAGGACACCTTCTGGCTCGAAGAGAGTTCCTCTAACCTCAACGGCCCGTCGGAACCGGGGGCGGCCCCGGCCCCGAGCGTGCCTCGCCTGCTAAGAACCCACACCAGCAACATGCAGATCCGCTACATGATCGACCACGAGCCCCCCCTGAAAATGGTCAGTCGCGGCAAGGTGTACCGCTACGAAGCCACCGACGCCACGCACGAAAGCATGTTCCACCAGCTCGAAGGCCTGGTCGTCGGCCCGAATATCAGCATGAGCGACCTGAAAGGCACCATCGCCGAAATGGCCCGTGGCCTGTACGGCCCCAGCGCCCGCGTGCGCTTCCAGCCCAGTTACTACCCTTTCGTGGAACCCGGCGCGGACTTTGCTGTGTACTGGGAGAACCCACGCGGAGAGAGCAAATGGCTGGAACTCGGCGGGTGCGGCATGGTTCACCCCAACGTGTTCAAAGCCGTGGACGACCTGCGCGAACAGGCCGGCAAAGAGCGCGTCTACGAAGGCATGACTGGCTTCGCCTTCGGCCTCGGCCCTGAACGAATCGCCATGCTGAAGTACAAAATCCCCGATATTCGCTACTTCTACGCCAACGACCCGAGGGTATTGGGGCAATTCCGGGGTGAGTTGGGGTAG
- a CDS encoding chlorite dismutase family protein, which translates to MTQPDQADSTTPAPTRPAGPPSTSQGGGRPKRMVDLDPSGQVTQREPDRANRQFLNYAFFKLDPAFRRLPHAEREEIKAEFRAAVEGWVEGAPAEKGLIQRTYSLVGVRSDVDFMLWRIAFDVNDFQDAQARLNRTRLMGYLAQPNNYVSMQKRSQYVNRVEGSGHGLEILPGQGKYLFIYPFIKTRPWYDLTPHSRQGMMDEHIYASGPFKGVRINTSYSYGIDDQEFVVSFDSDYPQEFVDLVHRLRYTEASNYTLRDTPMFTCVKKEIGDVLNDLA; encoded by the coding sequence ATGACGCAACCAGACCAGGCTGACTCCACCACCCCCGCCCCCACCCGTCCCGCCGGCCCACCCAGCACCAGCCAGGGCGGTGGACGCCCCAAACGCATGGTCGACCTCGACCCCAGCGGCCAGGTCACGCAGCGTGAACCGGACCGCGCCAACCGCCAGTTTCTGAATTACGCCTTCTTCAAACTCGATCCCGCCTTCCGCCGGCTGCCCCACGCCGAACGCGAGGAAATCAAGGCCGAATTCCGCGCCGCCGTGGAAGGTTGGGTAGAGGGCGCCCCCGCCGAAAAAGGCCTGATCCAGCGCACCTACTCGCTGGTGGGCGTGCGCAGCGACGTGGACTTCATGCTGTGGCGCATCGCCTTTGACGTGAACGACTTTCAGGACGCCCAGGCCCGCCTGAACCGCACCCGCCTGATGGGCTACCTGGCCCAGCCGAACAATTACGTGTCCATGCAAAAACGCAGTCAGTACGTCAACCGCGTCGAGGGCAGCGGGCACGGCCTGGAAATCCTGCCCGGCCAGGGCAAGTACCTGTTTATTTACCCCTTCATCAAAACCCGCCCCTGGTACGACCTGACCCCCCACAGCCGCCAGGGCATGATGGACGAGCACATCTACGCCAGCGGCCCTTTCAAGGGCGTTCGTATCAACACCAGTTACAGCTACGGCATCGACGATCAGGAATTCGTGGTGTCTTTCGACAGTGACTACCCGCAGGAATTCGTCGATCTGGTGCACCGCCTGCGTTACACCGAGGCCAGCAACTACACCCTACGAGACACGCCCATGTTCACCTGCGTGAAAAAAGAAATCGGTGACGTGTTGAACGACCTGGCCTAA